In a single window of the Streptomyces sp. HUAS ZL42 genome:
- a CDS encoding alpha/beta hydrolase: MPSPSRLRAVAVTAIALLLVTGCSNDSEDEDLTAQKLSWKDCPAPSQAEGGGSAPSPLPGGAKWQCATMKAPLDWDDPKGDTIRIALIRAKASGGKSERIGSLVFNFGGPGGSGVTTLPAFGEDYAKLRTRYDLVSFDPRGVGRSSPVVCENDQELDAYFQQDMTPDDATERKEFLDNTKEFNEACEDHSEEMLPNVRTTDAARDMDLMREVLGDDRLYYFGISYGTELGGVYAHLFPKKVGRAVFDAVVDPTQTPEQGSLGQARGFQRALDNYANDCTSKPQDCPVGDTTQDVKDRIATLLKDLDRKPIPGVFPRELTETAATNGIAQALYSKDFWEYLTEGLEQAYAGDGRILMLLSDSLNGRSENGEYSNIAAANVSINCSDDKPRYSTGDVERKLPEFRAASPLFGDFMAWSMLSCTDWAVPGAADHPDVSAPGSAPILVVGNTGDPATPYEGARKMVDALGRGVGVELTYKGQGHGAYDSKNKCVKDAVDGYLLDGKVPAAGTVCT; this comes from the coding sequence ATGCCGAGCCCCTCTCGCCTGCGCGCCGTTGCCGTGACCGCCATCGCCCTCCTACTGGTGACGGGCTGCAGCAACGACTCCGAGGACGAGGACCTGACGGCACAGAAGCTGAGCTGGAAAGACTGCCCGGCCCCGTCGCAGGCGGAGGGCGGCGGCAGCGCCCCCTCGCCCCTGCCGGGCGGCGCCAAGTGGCAGTGCGCCACGATGAAGGCGCCGCTCGACTGGGACGACCCCAAAGGCGACACGATCCGGATCGCGCTGATCCGGGCGAAGGCGAGCGGCGGCAAGAGCGAGCGGATCGGCTCGCTGGTCTTCAACTTCGGCGGGCCCGGCGGCTCCGGCGTCACCACGCTCCCCGCGTTCGGTGAGGACTACGCGAAACTGCGCACCCGCTACGACCTCGTGAGCTTCGACCCCCGCGGGGTCGGCCGCAGCTCCCCGGTCGTCTGCGAGAACGACCAGGAGCTCGACGCGTACTTCCAGCAGGACATGACTCCCGACGACGCCACCGAGCGCAAGGAGTTCCTGGACAACACCAAGGAGTTCAACGAGGCCTGCGAGGACCACTCCGAGGAGATGCTGCCGAACGTGCGCACGACCGACGCGGCCCGCGACATGGATCTCATGCGTGAGGTACTCGGCGACGACCGGCTGTACTACTTCGGCATCTCGTACGGCACCGAACTCGGCGGTGTCTACGCCCACCTGTTCCCCAAGAAGGTGGGACGCGCCGTCTTCGACGCGGTCGTGGACCCGACGCAGACGCCCGAGCAGGGCTCGCTGGGGCAGGCCAGGGGCTTCCAGCGCGCGCTCGACAACTACGCGAACGACTGCACGTCCAAGCCCCAGGACTGCCCCGTCGGGGACACCACGCAGGACGTGAAGGACCGTATCGCCACGCTCCTGAAGGACCTCGACCGCAAGCCGATCCCGGGCGTCTTCCCGCGCGAGCTGACCGAGACCGCGGCGACCAACGGCATCGCTCAGGCCCTGTACTCCAAGGACTTCTGGGAGTACCTCACCGAGGGCCTGGAGCAGGCGTACGCAGGCGACGGCAGGATCCTGATGCTGCTGTCCGACTCGCTGAACGGGCGCAGCGAGAACGGCGAGTACAGCAACATCGCGGCGGCCAACGTCTCCATCAACTGCTCCGACGACAAACCCCGCTACTCCACCGGCGATGTGGAGCGGAAGCTGCCGGAGTTCCGGGCCGCTTCGCCGCTGTTCGGAGACTTCATGGCCTGGTCCATGCTCAGCTGCACGGACTGGGCCGTGCCGGGCGCCGCCGACCATCCGGACGTGAGCGCGCCCGGATCCGCGCCGATCCTCGTCGTGGGCAACACCGGCGACCCGGCGACGCCCTACGAGGGCGCCCGGAAGATGGTGGACGCCCTGGGCAGGGGCGTCGGCGTCGAGCTGACGTACAAGGGGCAGGGGCACGGCGCGTACGACA
- a CDS encoding MGMT family protein, which translates to MSEQSLPDDARADYADALPEYAERVLEVAELVPPGRVMTYGDVAEWLEEGGPRQVGRVMALYGGAVPWWRVVRADGVLLPGHELRALDHYRTEGTPLKEASRAAEGHLPRLDMKRARWDGGGRAEAHT; encoded by the coding sequence ATGAGCGAGCAGAGCCTTCCGGATGACGCCCGCGCGGATTACGCGGACGCGCTGCCGGAGTACGCCGAGCGCGTCCTCGAGGTCGCCGAACTCGTTCCGCCGGGACGTGTCATGACGTACGGAGACGTCGCCGAGTGGCTGGAGGAGGGGGGCCCGCGTCAGGTCGGCCGCGTGATGGCGCTCTACGGAGGAGCCGTCCCGTGGTGGCGCGTGGTGCGCGCCGACGGAGTCCTGCTCCCCGGCCACGAACTGCGGGCGCTCGATCACTACCGCACCGAGGGCACACCCCTGAAGGAGGCGAGCAGGGCGGCCGAGGGCCACCTGCCGCGCCTCGACATGAAGCGCGCGCGGTGGGACGGCGGCGGACGCGCGGAAGCTCACACTTGA
- a CDS encoding YbhN family protein, giving the protein MKQQGVHPEDAEGTSDAASRPDIAGATEKDAGPSREPVEEVHADEVEGDEPLLPARVHRPSDLMRLLVGVLAVIVLLAIAAFAHGTTSGLEQDINKGTGQAPDLLIKIAGLASSIAILLVPVAFAIERLIKRDGLRIADGVLAAVLAHGVTLATDLWVAKAAPDSIQEALTQPSPGDIHALTDPVHGYLAPVIAYMTAVGMSRRPRWRAVLWIVLLLDAFSMLVTGYTTPFSIILTVLIGWTVAYGTLYAVGSPNVRPTGRTLMAGLRHVGFHPVSASREEVPDTPETGDRGRRYFVTLEDGPPLDVTVVDREQQAQGFFYRAWRNLTLRGFATRSSLQSLRQALEQEALLAYAAIAAGANAPKLIATSELGPDAVMLVYEHTGGRTLDSLPDEEITDNLLRDTWQQVRALKSRRIAHRRLVGDAILVDRSGTVILTDLRVGEIAANNLLLRMDISQLLVTLGLRVGAERAVASAVGVLGPDAVADCLPMLQPIALSRSTRATLRKLARERAQREREAVLEASRLARQARAETAGGEAVPILDKPGKKAVRAEARAEKRALDEALEGAREEDLLTQIRHEMLRIRPQAPVEPARLERVRPRTLISLIAGAIGAYFLLTQLTHIEFGPLVANAEWGWVAAAVAFSALSYVAAAMALLGFVPERVPFLRTVAAQVAGSFVKIVAPAAVGGVALNTRFLQRAGVRPGLAVASVGASQLFGLGCHILMLLSFGYLTGTEKTPSLSPSRTVIAGLLTVAVLVLVVTSVPLMRKFVVTRVRSLFAGVVPRMLDVLQRPQKLITGIGGMLLLTACFVMCLDASIRAFGDESTSISIASVAVVFLAGNALGSAAPTPGGVGAVEATLTVGLIAVGLPKEVAAPAVLLFRLLTLWLPVLPGWLAFNQLSRKEAL; this is encoded by the coding sequence ATGAAGCAGCAGGGTGTGCACCCCGAGGACGCGGAGGGCACCTCTGACGCTGCGTCGCGCCCGGACATCGCCGGGGCGACCGAGAAGGACGCCGGCCCGTCCCGCGAGCCCGTCGAGGAGGTGCACGCCGACGAGGTCGAGGGGGACGAGCCGCTGCTCCCCGCGCGCGTACACCGGCCCTCGGACCTGATGCGGCTGCTGGTCGGTGTGCTGGCGGTCATCGTGCTCCTCGCGATCGCGGCGTTCGCGCACGGCACCACCTCGGGCCTGGAACAGGACATCAACAAGGGCACCGGGCAGGCACCCGACCTGCTCATCAAGATCGCCGGTCTGGCCTCCAGCATCGCGATCCTGCTGGTGCCGGTCGCGTTCGCGATCGAGCGGCTGATCAAGCGTGACGGGCTGCGCATCGCCGACGGTGTGCTCGCGGCGGTCCTCGCGCACGGTGTGACCCTCGCCACCGACCTGTGGGTGGCGAAGGCCGCACCCGACTCGATCCAGGAGGCGCTCACCCAGCCCTCCCCCGGTGACATCCACGCCCTCACCGACCCTGTGCACGGCTATCTCGCGCCCGTCATCGCCTACATGACGGCCGTCGGCATGTCCCGCAGGCCGCGCTGGCGCGCGGTGCTGTGGATCGTGCTGCTCCTCGACGCCTTCTCCATGCTCGTCACCGGCTACACGACACCGTTCTCGATCATCCTGACCGTGCTGATCGGCTGGACCGTGGCATACGGCACGCTGTACGCGGTCGGCTCGCCCAACGTCCGACCGACCGGACGGACGCTGATGGCGGGTCTGCGGCACGTCGGCTTCCACCCGGTGAGCGCGTCCCGCGAGGAAGTGCCGGACACACCGGAAACCGGCGACCGCGGCCGGCGCTACTTCGTCACCCTCGAGGACGGTCCGCCGCTCGACGTGACGGTCGTCGACCGGGAGCAGCAGGCGCAGGGCTTCTTCTACCGCGCGTGGCGCAACCTGACGCTGCGCGGCTTCGCCACCCGCAGCAGCCTGCAGTCGCTGCGCCAGGCGCTGGAGCAGGAGGCCCTCCTGGCGTACGCGGCCATCGCGGCCGGCGCCAACGCGCCCAAGCTGATCGCGACCTCCGAGCTCGGCCCCGACGCCGTGATGCTCGTCTACGAGCACACCGGCGGACGCACGCTCGACTCACTGCCCGACGAGGAGATCACCGACAATCTGCTGCGCGACACCTGGCAGCAGGTGCGGGCCCTGAAGTCACGGCGCATCGCGCACCGCAGGCTCGTGGGTGACGCGATTCTGGTGGATCGTTCCGGCACGGTCATCCTCACCGATCTGCGGGTCGGGGAGATCGCGGCCAACAACCTGCTGCTGCGCATGGACATCTCCCAGCTGCTCGTGACGCTCGGCCTGCGGGTGGGGGCCGAGCGCGCGGTGGCCTCGGCGGTGGGCGTTCTCGGCCCCGACGCCGTGGCCGACTGTCTGCCGATGCTGCAGCCCATCGCGCTGAGCCGCTCCACGCGCGCGACACTGCGGAAACTGGCCCGGGAGCGGGCGCAGCGCGAGCGGGAGGCCGTCCTGGAGGCGTCCCGGCTGGCCAGGCAGGCCCGTGCGGAGACGGCCGGGGGCGAGGCCGTGCCCATACTCGACAAGCCCGGCAAGAAGGCGGTGCGCGCGGAGGCGCGGGCCGAGAAGCGGGCCCTGGACGAGGCACTGGAGGGGGCGCGCGAGGAGGACCTGCTCACGCAGATCCGCCACGAGATGCTGCGGATCAGGCCACAGGCGCCGGTCGAGCCCGCCCGGCTCGAGCGGGTGCGGCCGCGCACACTGATCAGCTTGATCGCCGGCGCCATCGGCGCGTACTTCCTGCTGACCCAGCTCACCCACATCGAGTTCGGTCCCCTCGTCGCCAACGCCGAATGGGGCTGGGTCGCCGCGGCCGTGGCGTTCTCGGCGCTGAGCTACGTCGCCGCGGCGATGGCCCTGCTCGGTTTCGTGCCGGAACGAGTGCCCTTCCTGCGGACGGTCGCGGCACAGGTCGCCGGGTCGTTCGTGAAGATCGTGGCGCCGGCCGCGGTGGGCGGTGTCGCCCTGAACACGCGTTTCCTGCAGCGCGCGGGAGTGCGGCCGGGGCTCGCGGTGGCGAGCGTCGGCGCGTCGCAGCTCTTCGGGCTCGGCTGCCACATCCTGATGCTGCTGTCCTTCGGCTATCTGACCGGCACCGAGAAAACCCCGTCGCTGTCGCCGTCCAGGACGGTCATCGCGGGTCTGCTGACCGTGGCGGTGCTCGTACTCGTGGTGACGTCGGTGCCGCTCATGCGGAAATTCGTCGTCACACGCGTGAGGTCGCTGTTCGCGGGGGTCGTACCGCGCATGCTCGACGTTCTGCAGCGGCCGCAGAAGCTGATCACCGGCATCGGCGGGATGCTGCTGCTGACGGCCTGCTTCGTGATGTGCCTGGACGCGTCGATCCGTGCCTTCGGCGACGAGTCGACCTCCATCAGCATCGCCAGTGTCGCCGTCGTCTTCCTCGCCGGTAACGCGCTCGGCTCCGCCGCCCCGACGCCGGGCGGTGTCGGCGCGGTGGAGGCCACCCTGACGGTCGGTCTGATCGCGGTGGGGCTGCCCAAGGAAGTCGCCGCGCCCGCGGTGCTGCTGTTCCGGCTGCTGACACTGTGGCTGCCGGTGCTGCCCGGCTGGCTGGCCTTCAACCAGCTCTCCCGCAAGGAGGCGCTCTAG